The following are encoded together in the Candida orthopsilosis Co 90-125, chromosome 5 draft sequence genome:
- a CDS encoding Tyr1 prepephenate dehydrogenase, whose product MSERDETLLKKTKVIGIIGLGDMGLLYARRFSEAGWKVIGCDREEQFDQLSRTYKDEKFSVKRNGHLVSREADYVIYSVEAENIDKIVSLYGSSTKYGAIVGGQTSCKTPEIAAFEKHMPSDTRIISLHSLHGPKVNTTGQPLVIIPHRTDEVNLQFVKCVVSCLKSKVVTLSAKEHDRITADTQAVTHAAFLSMGVAWKSCNQYPWETPKWIGGLENAKINISLRIFSNKWHVYAGLAITNPSAHDQVLQYSKSTTELFTLMIQGKKEELNERLQKVKRFVFKHITDHDLLLDDNILEKFSLNKTPPEGKQPNSHLSLLAIADSWYNLGIVPYDHIICSTPLFRIFLGVTEYVFCTPGLLEESIGVAATDTSFRQDDLHFTLAAETWAKIIKFGNFALYRDEFEKTQAFFQPMFPEANAIGNEMIKIILERVKQRENKN is encoded by the coding sequence ATGTCAGAACGCGATGagacattgttgaaaaaaacCAAGGTAATCGGGATAATAGGTCTCGGAGATATGGGTCTCCTTTATGCCAGGCGATTTAGTGAAGCAGGTTGGAAAGTAATAGGCTGCGACCGTGAAGAACAATTTGACCAATTGAGTAGAACCTACAAGGATGAAAAGTTCTCTGTTAAAAGGAATGGGCATTTGGTATCACGCGAAGCCGACTATGTAATTTACAGTGTGGAGGCTGAGAATATCGACAAGATTGTTTCCCTCTATGGGTCATCTACTAAGTATGGTGCAATCGTTGGTGGTCAAACTTCGTGCAAAACCCCCGAAATCGCTGCCTTTGAAAAGCACATGCCTTCAGATACTCGCATCATCTCGCTACATTCTTTGCATGGTCCAAAAGTAAATACTACCGGTCAACCCTTGGTGATAATTCCTCACCGAACTGATGAAGtcaatttgcaatttgtaaaatgtGTTGTTTCTTGCCTCAAATCTAAAGTTGTTACTTTAAGTGCTAAGGAGCATGACCGAATTACGGCCGACACTCAAGCAGTAACGCATGCTGCTTTTTTGTCCATGGGAGTTGCTTGGAAGTCTTGTAATCAATACCCATGGGAAACACCCAAGTGGATTGGTGGCCTCGAAAATgcaaaaatcaatatttcaCTTCGAATCTTTTCGAACAAATGGCACGTCTACGCTGGTTTAGCTATTACAAACCCGTCGGCACACGACCAGGTCTTgcaatattcaaaatccACTACCGAGCTATTCACGTTAATGATACAAGGcaagaaagaagaattgaatgaacGATTGCAAAAGGTTAAACGGTTTGTATTTAAGCATATTACCGATCACGATCTATTATTAGATGACaacattttggaaaagttttCTTTGAACAAGACACCACCTGAAGGGAAACAGCCAAATTCGCACCTTTCCTTATTAGCAATTGCAGATAGCTGGTACAACTTGGGAATAGTGCCCTATGATCACATAATTTGCTCAACTCCATTATTTAGAATATTTCTCGGTGTCACAGAATACGTATTCTGTACTCCTGGACTTTTAGAAGAAAGTATAGGAGTTGCTGCCACTGATACATCGTTTAGACAAGATGACTTGCATTTTACCCTTGCTGCTGAGACATGGGCCAAAATAATCAAGTTCGGAAACTTTGCTCTCTACAgggatgaatttgaaaagactCAAGCATTCTTCCAACCCATGTTCCCTGAAGCTAACGCAATTGGTAACGAGATGATTAAAATCATTTTAGAAAGAGTTAAGCAACgggaaaataaaaattag
- a CDS encoding Arl1 GTPase, protein MGQAFSFANIFGKLWGMNKEVRILILGLDGAGKTTILYRLQMGEVVTTKPTIGFNVETLKYKNITLNIWDLGGQTSIRPYWRCYYSNTSAIIFVVDSTDKDRIDTACKELHTMLKEEELQDSALLVFANKQDQPGAMTAAEVSQALSLTDLKDRSWSIVASSAIKGEGLNEGLDWLMDVIKDEQL, encoded by the coding sequence ATGGGACAAGCATTCAGCTTTGCAAATATATTTGGCAAGTTATGGGGTATGAATAAGGAGGTGAGAATTCTTATATTGGGTTTGGATGGTGCAGGTAAAACTACAATATTATATCGTTTGCAAATGGGGGAAGTAGTCACGACAAAGCCAACAATAGGATTCAATGTCGAGACCTTAAAGTATAAAAACATTACCTTGAACATTTGGGATTTAGGAGGACAAACTTCGATAAGACCGTATTGGAGGTGTTACTATAGCAATACGTCAGCCATCATTTTCGTCGTAGACTCAACTGATAAGGACCGTATTGACACAGCCTGTAAGGAATTGCACACAATGTTGAAGGAAGAAGAGTTACAGGATAGTGCATTGTTGGTGTTTGCAAATAAGCAGGATCAACCTGGAGCTATGACTGCTGCTGAGGTCTCGCAAGCATTGAGTCTAACTGATTTAAAAGATAGAAGTTGGAGTATTGTTGCATCAAGTGCTATTAAGGGTGAAGGTTTAAACGAGGGATTAGACTGGTTGATGGATGTGATCAAGGATGAACAGTTGTAA
- a CDS encoding Glc8 protein (S. cerevisiae homolog GLC8 has enzyme activator activity, has role in chromosome segregation and localizes to cytoplasm, nucleus), whose product MPDQQPRGILRNKSVSEDSAHSPPLPNKLDRQEVIKNTKLNAQLHDDSSKGEEIRAKIAQKKREQGLDEHDHLPEHLKWDEVNIYKNEQEKSATMKIDEPKTPYEGGFNPEGEYYRDDDDDDGGANAKAAEDEIPVFELGEGEYDKLSHDVSSSLHGGQVYKDESQADEDADAEDGQEEERPLTAEERHKRFEEKRKEHYHMKALPLKQKIDIPDEN is encoded by the coding sequence ATGCCTGACCAACAGCCTAGAGGAATATTAAGGAATAAATCAGTGAGCGAAGACAGTGCTCACTCCCCCCCGTTACCAAATAAATTAGATAGACAAGAAGTTATAAAGAATACAAAGTTGAATGCGCAATTACATGACGACTCATCGAAAGGTGAAGAGATTAGAGCTAAGATAGCTCAAAAGAAGAGGGAACAAGGATTGGATGAACATGACCATTTGCCTGAACATTTGAAATGGGATGAAGTGAACATCTACAAGAATGAGCAAGAAAAGAGTGCAACTATGAAGATAGATGAACCAAAAACGCCCTATGAGGGTGGTTTTAATCCTGAAGGAGAGTACTATagagatgatgatgacgatgatggTGGTGCCAATGCAAAAGCAGCTGAAGATGAGATTCCAGTATTTGAATTGGGTGAAGGTGAGTATGATAAATTGTCACATGATGTGAGTTCATCGCTCCATGGTGGACAAGTATACAAGGATGAATCTCAAGCTGATGAAGATGCGGATGCGGAAGATGgccaagaagaagaaagacCGTTAACGGCTGAAGAAAGGCACAAGAGGTTTGAGGAGAAGAGGAAAGAACACTATCACATGAAAGCACTCCCTTTAAAGCAAAAGATAGATATACCAGATGAAAATTAG
- a CDS encoding Zuo1 protein (protein similar to S. cerevisiae Zuo1p, which is a cytosolic ribosome-associated chaperone) — protein MSIVLPAGSVDGFKTVGKYSAPTRRPIEPVGRYFLAHASRTLRGHTWSEFEKLEAERNVKEIETNEDEDLGDEEQSEELLEHDPREWKTADLYAVLGLSHLRYKATEDQIRRAHRKQVLKHHPDKKSASGGLEHDSFFKIIQKAFEVMLDSTKRKQYDSIDTEKDPKPPSPKSKYDFFEVWDPIFESESRFSTKQPVPLLGGLDASKEEVDAFYTFWGKFDSWKTFEFKDEDVPDDTANRDHKRYIERKNIASRKKFKQEDNKRIIDLVERAHNEDPRIKLFKEQAKKEKAAKKWDKEAGSRKAAEEAAAKKAAEEAAAKKAAEEAAAAKADSKKAKEAAKAAKKKNKRNIRAAVKDADYFGDTSKSADIDADVELLIERFTDVQLGEVASKLKDADALSVKTTFAETAKELTDAGSLDASHLKYFTA, from the coding sequence ATGTCTATCGTTTTACCAGCAGGAAGCGTAGACGGATTTAAAACCGTCGGAAAATACTCAGCTCCAACTCGTCGTCCAATTGAACCAGTTGGTCGTTACTTTTTAGCACATGCATCAAGAACTCTCAGGGGCCACACTTGGTctgagtttgaaaaattagaAGCTGAGCGTAATGtgaaggaaattgaaaccaatgaagatgaagatttggGGGATGAAGAACAAAGTGAAGAGTTGTTAGAACATGATCCAAGAGAATGGAAAACAGCCGATTTGTATGCAGTGTTGGGATTATCACATTTGAGATACAAAGCTACTGAAGATCAAATTAGAAGGGCCCACAGAAAACAAGTGTTGAAACATCATCCAGATAAGAAGTCTGCCAGTGGTGGATTAGAACACgattcatttttcaaaatcattcaaaaggCTTTTGAGGTCATGTTGGATTCaacaaagagaaaacaatacgattcaattgatactGAGAAAGATCCAAAGCCACCTTCACCAAAAAGCAAATACGACTTTTTCGAAGTTTGGGATCCAATCTTTGAAAGTGAAAGTAGATTCTCAACTAAACAACCTGTTCCTTTATTGGGTGGATTGGATGCctcaaaagaagaagttgatgctTTCTACACATTCTGGGGTAAGTTTGATTCATGGAAGacatttgaattcaagGATGAGGATGTTCCAGATGACACTGCTAACCGTGATCACAAACGTTATATTGAACGTAAAAACATAGCATCAAGAAAGAAGTTCAAACAGGAAGACAACAAGAGAATAATTGATTTAGTTGAAAGAGCTCACAATGAAGATCCAAGGATTAAGTTGTTTAAAGAACAAGCTAAGAAGGAAAAGGCTGCAAAGAAATGGGACAAAGAAGCCGGTTCACGTAAGGCTGCTGAAGAAGCTGCTGCCAAGAAAGCCGCTGAAGAAGCTGCTGCCAAGAAAGCTGCGGAGGAAGCTGCTGCCGCAAAAGCAGACTCAAAAAAGGCCAAAGAAGCTGCCAAAGCTGccaagaaaaagaacaagagaAACATTAGAGCTGCAGTTAAGGATGCAGACTACTTCGGTGATACTAGCAAGTCTGCGGACATTGATGCTGATGTGGAGTTACtcattgaaagatttaCTGATGTTCAATTGGGTGAGGTTGCTTCTAAGTTGAAAGATGCTGATGCTTTAAGTGTAAAGACTACTTTCGCTGAAACAGCTAAGGAATTGACTGATGCCGGTTCCTTGGACGCTAGCCACTTAAAATACTTTACTGCTTAA
- a CDS encoding Sdo1 protein (S. cerevisiae homolog SDO1 has role ribosomal large subunit biogenesis, ribosomal subunit export from nucleus, rRNA processing and localizes to nucleus, preribosome, large subunit precursor, cytoplasm, polysome), protein MAVINQPNSQIKLTNVSLVRMKKGKKRFEIACYQNKVQDWRSKVEKDLDEVLQIPQVFINVSKGQVANNDDLQAAFNTTNQDTIIQEILNKGEIQLNEKERNANLQQKQNEFLTIISTKCINPRSKKRYPPSMIEKALNELKFHLNPTKTTKTQALDAIKLLVEKQIIPIARAQMKIRILLTKKGYQKAYEDEIKPKIDHLDELENNGKQYEIMGIIDPINYKALVDLLECKDLKNEGSIEVLDMSATKD, encoded by the coding sequence ATGGCAGTCATCAACCAGCCAAACAGTCAAATCAAGCTCACAAATGTTTCCCTTGTGAGGATGaaaaaaggaaagaagAGGTTTGAAATTGCATGCTATCAGAATAAAGTTCAAGATTGGAGACTGaaggttgaaaaagatcTCGATGAAGTTCTACAAATTCCACAGgttttcatcaatgtcTCAAAAGGGCAAGTGGCCAATAACGATGACTTACAAGCAGCATTTAACACCACGAATCAGGATACTATCATTCAAGAAATACTAAATAAGGGTgagattcaattgaatgaaaaggAAAGGAATGCCAACttacaacaaaagcaaaatgAATTTTTGACCATTATCTCTACTAAATGTATAAATCCAAGGTCGAAAAAGAGATATCCTCCTTCTATGATTGAGAAGgctttgaatgaattgaagTTTCACCTAAATCcaacaaagacaacaaAGACGCAAGCATTGGATGCAATTAAACTTTTGGTTGAGAAACAAATAATACCTATTGCGAGAGCTCAAATGAAGATAAGAATATTGCTTACTAAAAAAGGTTATCAAAAAGCATATGAGGACGAGATCAAACCCAAGATTGACCATTTAGATGAGCTTGAAAACAACGGTAAGCAGTACGAGATTATGGGTATTATTGACCCAATAAATTACAAAGCTCTCGTGGACTTGTTGGAATGTaaagatttgaagaatgaGGGGTCTATAGAGGTTTTAGATATGTCAGCTACAAAGGACTAA
- a CDS encoding Sdo1 protein: MAESEFSTQDMKAEDKHTEHVSVSSDVDKNDSIVGGATNTNVDDYISKFLEMSEDARANDQKEKQMTLKEGIKTFPKAIAWSLILSTALIMEGYDTCLLASFYAFDGFKKKFGDYYPDLDEYQVPARWQNGLSNSVNCGQLIGLWLASMFVDKIGYRKTLMPVLAISVGLIFIQFFAPNREVLLVSYILLGINWGSYQTVTVTYASEVAPASLRVYLTTYVNLCWVLGQLISAGVIKGISNMTSEYSYRIAYGIQWIWPIPILIGVYLAPESPYFLVRKGRIQEAKHALSRLLTTNSYLPDKSIVVESMVSKIQLIVKEEDAVSEGSTFKDCFKGTNS; encoded by the coding sequence ATGGCTGAATCTGAGTTTAGTACGCAAGACATGAAAGCAGAAGACAAGCACACTGAACATGTGCTGGTTTCGAGTGATGTCGATAAAAACGATAGCATAGTAGGTGGCGCAACAAATACCAATGTCGATGATTATATCTCCAAGTTCTTGGAGATGTCGGAAGATGCTCGTGCTAatgatcaaaaagaaaagcaaaTGACTTTGAAAGAAGGTATCaaaacttttccaaaagcTATTGCTTGGTCGTTGATTTTGTCCACCGCTTTGATTATGGAAGGTTATGATACATGTTTATTAGCGAGCTTCTATGCTTTTGAtggtttcaaaaagaaatttggtgattatTACCCCGATCTTGATGAGTATCAAGTGCCAGCAAGATGGCAAAATGGTTTGTCAAACAGTGTCAACTGTGGTCAGTTGATTGGTTTGTGGTTGGCCAGTATGTTTGTTGACAAGATTGGATATAGAAAGACATTGATGCCGGTATTAGCCATTTCAGTTGGCTTGatatttattcaattctttgcCCCAAATCGTGAAGTTTTGCTTGTTTCTTATATTTTATTGGGTATTAATTGGGGTTCGTACCAAACAGTTACAGTCACATACGCTTCAGAAGTTGCCCCTGCCAGTTTGCGAGTGTACTTGACAACATATGTGAACTTGTGTTGGGTTCTTGGTCAATTAATTTCTGCCGGTGTCATTAAGggaatttcaaatatgaCGAGTGAGTATTCTTATCGTATTGCTTATGGTATTCAATGGATTTGGCCAATTCCTATTTTGATTGGGGTATATCTAGCACCCGAGTCCCCTTATTTTCTTGTCAGGAAGGGAAGAATCCAAGAAGCTAAGCATGCATTATCCAGGTTATTGACCACAAACTCCTATTTGCCAGACAAAAGTATAGTTGTGGAAAGCATGGTTAGCAAgatccaattgattgtCAAGGAAGAAGACGCCGTTAGTGAAGGATCAACATTCAAAGATTGTTTCAAAGGAACAAATAGT